In candidate division TA06 bacterium, one DNA window encodes the following:
- the folE gene encoding GTP cyclohydrolase I FolE: MRRRSVDKEKAKKAVRLLLEAIGEDPDREGLRETPQRVAEMYAEVFSGVGKDARRQIKAYSVKNQDEMIIVRDIPFYSVCEHHLLPFIGKAHVAYIPGDNRITGFANLVSTIEIIAKRPQLQERLTTEIADTLAEILKPLGILVVVEAEHLCLSMMGVKKPGALTVTSAMRGGMRKEATRAEAFSLIKSGR; the protein is encoded by the coding sequence ATAAGGAGAAGGTCGGTGGACAAGGAAAAAGCAAAAAAAGCAGTAAGGCTGCTACTTGAGGCAATCGGTGAAGACCCAGACAGAGAAGGCTTAAGAGAGACTCCTCAAAGGGTAGCAGAGATGTACGCAGAGGTATTCTCCGGTGTGGGTAAGGACGCCAGGAGGCAGATCAAAGCATATAGTGTGAAGAATCAGGACGAGATGATAATCGTGAGAGATATCCCATTCTATTCTGTTTGCGAGCACCACCTCCTTCCTTTTATTGGCAAGGCGCACGTGGCCTACATACCAGGTGACAATAGAATCACTGGTTTTGCCAATCTTGTTTCGACAATAGAAATCATAGCAAAACGACCCCAGCTTCAAGAAAGACTGACTACTGAAATAGCTGATACTCTAGCCGAGATCCTGAAGCCTCTCGGGATTCTGGTTGTCGTTGAGGCTGAGCATCTTTGCCTTTCCATGATGGGGGTGAAGAAACCAGGTGCCCTTACAGTAACCTCAGCCATGAGGGGAGGGATGAGAAAAGAGGCGACAAGGGCTGAAGCATTCAGCCTCATAAAGAGCGGAAGATAA
- a CDS encoding ATP-dependent metallopeptidase FtsH/Yme1/Tma family protein, which translates to MEKLGPWKAIAVWAILLLFIALFWKVFLQRKAFEAEIPFSQFQEEVAASNVESVNIVEKQISGELKFHMTVTSQGKEIKVVKFRTYIPYEDPELVTKLVDKGIVVKSQPSSNIWNTMLPWLMLVAAIVVFYVFIFRQMQSGPNRAFTFGKARAKKMDRSTVRETFEDVAGVDEAKQELGEVIDFLKSPKKFQRLGGKIPRGVLLLGPPGTGKTLLARAVAGEAEVPFFSISGSDFVEMFVGVGASRVRDLFDQGKKNAPCIIFIDELDAVGRLRGAGLGGGHDEREQTLNALLVEMDGFNPNEGVILLAATNRPDVLDPALLRAGRFDRRVVVDRPDVKGREGILKVHTRKVPLADDMDLAVLARGTPGFSGADLANLVNEAALLAARHDQNKVTMQDMEYAKDKILMGVERKSLLISEAEKKNIAFHEAGHVLVSKFMPESDPIHKATIIPRGMSLGQTQKLPIDDRRTYSRSYCVSQMTALLGGRAAEIVALKDLTTGAADDIDKATELARMMVCDWGMSESLGPLTFGKKEEQIFLGREIATHRDYSEDTARLIDKEIKKIVESAQAKALEIVRKNEYLLRAVADALLEKEILNADDIDRIVGETDKEKVGGQGKSKKSSKAAT; encoded by the coding sequence CTGGAGAAGCTTGGTCCTTGGAAAGCCATCGCTGTCTGGGCCATCCTCCTTCTTTTCATAGCGTTGTTCTGGAAAGTGTTCCTGCAAAGGAAAGCATTTGAGGCGGAGATACCATTCTCGCAATTCCAAGAAGAAGTGGCCGCGTCAAACGTGGAGTCAGTCAACATAGTCGAGAAACAGATTTCAGGCGAACTCAAATTTCATATGACAGTCACATCCCAGGGAAAAGAGATCAAGGTCGTCAAGTTCAGAACCTATATTCCTTATGAAGATCCAGAGTTGGTGACAAAACTCGTAGACAAAGGAATCGTTGTCAAGAGCCAACCCTCCTCCAACATCTGGAACACAATGCTCCCATGGCTAATGCTCGTAGCGGCAATTGTTGTCTTCTATGTTTTTATCTTCAGACAGATGCAGTCCGGTCCCAATAGAGCCTTCACTTTCGGTAAGGCCCGGGCCAAGAAGATGGACAGAAGTACGGTCCGGGAGACTTTTGAGGATGTCGCCGGCGTCGACGAAGCCAAACAGGAACTGGGTGAAGTTATTGACTTTCTCAAGTCCCCCAAAAAGTTTCAAAGACTGGGTGGAAAGATTCCCCGCGGTGTACTCCTTCTAGGTCCCCCCGGCACAGGCAAGACCCTCCTGGCCAGAGCAGTAGCAGGTGAAGCAGAAGTTCCGTTCTTCAGCATATCAGGTTCAGACTTCGTGGAGATGTTCGTGGGCGTTGGCGCTTCGAGAGTCAGAGATCTCTTCGACCAGGGGAAGAAGAATGCTCCGTGCATTATATTCATAGATGAACTGGATGCAGTCGGCAGGCTCAGAGGTGCGGGTCTTGGAGGTGGCCATGATGAGAGGGAGCAGACTCTGAACGCTCTTCTTGTGGAGATGGATGGGTTCAATCCGAACGAAGGAGTTATTCTTCTTGCGGCAACCAACAGGCCTGACGTGCTTGATCCCGCTCTTCTCAGAGCAGGCAGATTTGACAGGAGGGTTGTCGTGGACAGGCCTGATGTGAAAGGAAGAGAAGGCATACTCAAAGTCCACACCAGAAAAGTTCCCCTGGCTGATGATATGGATCTCGCTGTGCTAGCAAGGGGCACTCCCGGATTCTCCGGCGCTGACCTTGCAAACCTGGTAAACGAAGCTGCCCTCCTTGCCGCTAGACACGACCAGAACAAAGTGACCATGCAGGACATGGAATACGCTAAGGACAAGATCCTTATGGGTGTCGAGCGCAAAAGTCTGCTCATAAGCGAAGCTGAAAAGAAGAACATAGCCTTTCACGAGGCAGGCCACGTTCTCGTCTCCAAGTTCATGCCCGAAAGCGACCCCATCCACAAGGCGACGATCATCCCGAGAGGAATGTCCCTGGGACAAACACAAAAGCTTCCCATTGATGACAGGAGAACCTACTCCAGGTCCTACTGTGTCAGTCAGATGACTGCCCTGCTCGGAGGAAGGGCCGCAGAGATTGTGGCTCTGAAAGACCTGACCACAGGTGCCGCCGACGACATAGACAAAGCAACGGAGCTTGCCAGAATGATGGTCTGCGACTGGGGGATGAGTGAATCCCTGGGGCCCCTCACCTTTGGCAAGAAGGAAGAGCAGATTTTCCTGGGAAGAGAAATAGCAACCCATCGAGACTACTCTGAGGACACGGCGAGACTCATAGACAAGGAAATTAAGAAGATTGTTGAGTCTGCCCAGGCGAAGGCTCTCGAGATTGTTAGGAAAAACGAGTATCTGCTGAGAGCCGTGGCCGATGCCCTTCTGGAAAAGGAAATACTGAACGCAGATGATATCGACAGAATCGTAGGAGAGACGGATAAGGAGAAGGTCGGTGGACAAGGAAAAAGCAAAAAAAGCAGTAAGGCTGCTACTTGA
- the tilS gene encoding tRNA lysidine(34) synthetase TilS, translated as MDKIIQIVRGMIQKDRLFEKGDLLLAAVSGGCDSVFLLRCLCLLKDELKVELKVAHLNHMLRKEEAERDAEWVKRLSDELSVDCVVESENVRAFAEKNSLSLEEAARVCRYDFLEKVKHKLDADKIVLGHTADDQAETLLLRLLRGSGNTGLASMTPKRGHLVRPLLNLRRHDIRKYLDKNGLSYIDDPSNLDLRFTRNIIRHKVIPLIESSINPAVVSVLARTASILSEEDVLLETNAQKDLSRAGKFEGPYLKLDLKAMQNMGVARRRRLLRAAIGALKGDLRNIGSVHIDKTLELVDSGSAGTKINIHSLEVYRDYDSIILGRSVPMAALQYERQVNVPGITTVEEADLALLSSITNSAHVKIDYSASHRAYFDLDHLLLPLCVRNRRPGDRLVPFARKKPKKLKEIFIDDKLPRRERHSIPIILDRGGILWIPGGRRSDRAPLTSKTERVLCIEARKSSHRD; from the coding sequence ATGGATAAGATTATTCAGATTGTACGAGGGATGATCCAAAAAGATCGTCTATTTGAAAAGGGTGACCTTCTATTGGCTGCCGTCTCAGGAGGATGCGACTCAGTATTCCTCTTAAGATGCCTTTGTCTGCTCAAGGACGAACTGAAAGTAGAACTGAAGGTGGCCCACCTCAACCACATGCTCAGAAAAGAGGAGGCCGAAAGGGATGCAGAGTGGGTGAAGCGGCTATCTGATGAGCTTTCTGTCGACTGCGTTGTGGAGTCTGAGAATGTTAGGGCGTTTGCAGAAAAGAACAGTCTTTCCCTCGAAGAGGCCGCCCGCGTGTGCAGATATGATTTTCTAGAAAAGGTGAAGCACAAGCTAGACGCCGACAAAATAGTCCTGGGCCACACTGCTGACGACCAGGCTGAGACACTCCTTCTCCGCCTTCTCCGAGGTTCAGGGAACACCGGCCTCGCGTCTATGACCCCGAAGCGGGGCCACCTTGTCCGGCCGCTGTTGAACCTCAGAAGGCATGACATAAGGAAGTATCTTGACAAGAATGGGTTATCATACATTGATGACCCATCAAATCTTGATTTGAGATTCACAAGGAACATCATAAGACACAAGGTCATTCCACTGATAGAATCCAGCATCAACCCTGCTGTCGTTTCTGTTCTGGCGAGAACCGCATCTATACTTTCAGAAGAGGATGTACTTCTCGAAACCAATGCACAAAAGGATCTTTCGAGAGCTGGAAAATTCGAGGGACCATATTTGAAACTGGACTTAAAGGCAATGCAGAATATGGGGGTGGCCAGAAGGAGAAGACTGCTCAGGGCAGCAATAGGTGCCCTCAAGGGCGACTTGAGGAACATCGGTTCCGTACACATTGATAAGACCCTTGAGTTAGTTGACTCTGGTTCAGCCGGGACCAAAATCAACATCCATTCGCTCGAGGTATACAGGGACTACGACAGCATTATTCTTGGAAGGAGCGTGCCAATGGCTGCCCTTCAATACGAAAGACAAGTAAATGTCCCTGGTATTACCACGGTAGAGGAAGCAGACCTCGCCCTCTTATCGTCTATCACGAACTCCGCTCATGTAAAGATCGACTATTCAGCGTCGCACAGAGCTTACTTCGACCTCGATCATCTCCTCTTGCCCCTCTGTGTCAGAAACAGAAGGCCTGGAGATAGGCTCGTTCCTTTTGCCCGGAAGAAACCCAAGAAGTTGAAGGAAATCTTCATTGACGACAAGCTGCCTCGCAGAGAGAGACACTCAATCCCGATCATCCTGGACAGGGGAGGCATCCTCTGGATACCTGGCGGGAGAAGATCGGATAGAGCTCCGCTAACATCAAAGACAGAAAGGGTTCTGTGCATTGAGGCCAGGAAAAGTTCTCATAGAGACTGA
- the hpt gene encoding hypoxanthine phosphoribosyltransferase, with product MRPGKVLIETDDIKQRVSELGEEISRNYHHEKPVLVTVLKGGVIFVSDLIRELSIPVELDFVSVSSYKKREKAGPAKIVQNLSGSVAGKHVIVVENIVDSGSTLNRILQELKDRGAASVEVCCLLDKKCKRKVDVDIRYRGFIIQDNFVVGYGLDYNQRFRNLPHIALLE from the coding sequence TTGAGGCCAGGAAAAGTTCTCATAGAGACTGATGACATAAAGCAAAGGGTCTCTGAGCTAGGCGAAGAGATATCCCGGAACTACCATCACGAGAAGCCTGTTCTTGTGACAGTCCTGAAGGGCGGGGTTATCTTCGTTTCTGACCTCATAAGAGAGTTGAGTATTCCCGTGGAGCTTGATTTTGTATCCGTTTCCAGCTACAAAAAGAGAGAGAAGGCTGGCCCGGCAAAGATAGTGCAGAACCTCTCGGGAAGTGTCGCAGGTAAACACGTAATCGTTGTAGAAAACATAGTTGATTCCGGTTCAACGCTTAACCGCATTCTTCAAGAACTGAAGGACAGGGGAGCAGCCAGTGTCGAGGTCTGCTGCCTTCTTGACAAAAAGTGTAAAAGGAAGGTTGATGTAGACATCAGATACAGGGGCTTTATCATACAGGACAACTTTGTAGTCGGCTATGGCCTCGATTACAATCAGAGGTTCCGCAATCTTCCGCATATCGCACTTCTTGAGTAA